A window of Triplophysa rosa unplaced genomic scaffold, Trosa_1v2 scaffold60_ERROPOS404118, whole genome shotgun sequence contains these coding sequences:
- the ttk gene encoding dual specificity protein kinase Ttk isoform X2 — MDEEESTERQMQIAMLCQRLAKMKQLFNDDDTDYINQAISSNSPDTCRTFLTNLEKKGNLQTDASLLTKLIDCYTRVFSSMPLGKYSQNESYAKMLVRFAELKAIQDVNDAQASFDIARSHFKDFAFVHIAYAQFQLLQGNVKKCSSILQKAFEMNAKPRHLLEAAVRNLNAGKCQLISHEDKENISMSAHERSSRRSNETCDLQASCAQGNDHKFSPQEENMPVWRSGSQQRRNVFGERLPMGHLSIPENESSDSENVQKPEASSFSSSFSRQIQGSNVRSTFPLCPSKKGTPDGDSYSLNLKPPVISPDHHRGEIDEVGTITALLQERKESSRMEDTIDINQFIGSNSPKDCENFLRNLEMRGDPQSDPAFLSRLLDCYAKVFAKFSLAKHSKLECYARMLLHFAELKGIEDSEEAQDHFNIARSHCKAFAFVHVAHAQFELSQGNFRKSSMILQKALSSNAQPADLLHTAIRFLKSGKTRLLSAEDQESNLETAAAARTRNEEVHPVKVHEEPQKPPAKEPSSEWKIPALINRHASPEDHKPPAGAVSMLFSIHDTRTPAPRIHSTLSCQTPNNKDPNANNFVTPVVKQRPVIVSVPSTAQKMVHTQLPCTPQSQVSYIQQSSQPSASAFSNETITIKGKQFFIFKMIGWGGSSKVYQVFDHKKHTYALKYVNLEEADAQAVESYKNEIEHLNHLQQYSDQIIKLYDYEITSSYIYMLMECGHLNLNTWLRNRKSVKPLDRKCYWRNMLEAVHIIHKHGIIHSDLKPANFVIVDASLKLIDFGIASRIQPDMTSIMKDSQVGTLNYMPPEAIKDTSSNGKPGSKISPKGDVWSLGCILYYMTYGKTPFQNITNQITKIHAIIDTSHEIDFPDIPEKDLLDVVKRCLVRNPRERISIAELLDHPYLQLQPQPPPESEPCNSDLKRILNELAALQSPNSIARAASNLAKMCNSGQKLDVSECVKTSSQAGNK, encoded by the exons ATGGATGAAGAAGAGAGCACAGAGCGACAGATGCAGATCGCCATGCTGTGTCAAAGGCTGGCAAAGATGAAGCAGTTATTTAATGATG ATGACACGGATTACATTAACCAGGCCATCAGTTCAAATTCCCCTGACACCTGCCGGACATTTCTGACCAATCTGGAGAAAAAAGGCAATCTCCAAACTGATGCCAGCCTGCTCACCAAGCTTATTGACTGCTACACGCGTGTCTTTTCCAGCATGCCATTGGGAAAGTACAGTCAGAATGAGAGTTATGCCAAGATGCTGGTTAGATTTGCAGAGCTAAAAGC CATCCAAGATGTGAATGATGCACAGGCTAGTTTTGATATTGCGAGGTCCCACTTCAAGGATTTTGCTTTTGTCCACATAGCTTACGCTCAGTTTCAGCTTTTGCAAG GCAACGTTAAGAAGTGTAGTTCAATTCTTCAGAAGGCCTTTGAAATGAACGCTAAGCCCAGGCACCTTCTCGAAGCTGCTGTTCGGAATCTAAATGCAGGCAAATGCCAGCTCATTTCCCATGAAGATAAAGAGAATATATCAA tgTCTGCCCATGAAAGGAGCTCCAGAAGATCAAATGAAACATGCGACCTGCAGGCCAGCTGTGCTCAGGG GAATGATCATAAATTTAGTCCACAAGAGGAGAATATGCCAGTTTGGAGATCAGGGTCACAACAAAGAAGAAATGTCTTT GGAGAAAGATTACCTATGGGGCATCTGTCCATACCTGAAAATGAGAGCAGTGACTCTGAAAACGTTCAGAAGCCGGAAGCTTCCTCCTTCAGCAGCAGTTTCTCCAG ACAAATACAAGGTTCGAATGTACGCTCCACGTTTCCGTTGTGTCCCTCAAAGAAAGGGACTCCAGATGGAGACTCCTACAGTTTAAACCTCAAG CCACCTGTGATTAGTCCAGATCATCATAGAGGAGAGATCGATGAAGTGGGCACAATAACAGCACTCTTACAAGAAAGAAAAGAGAGTTCTAGAATGGAAG acACCATAGACATAAACCAGTTCATTGGATCAAACTCTCCTAAAGACTGTGAAAATTTTCTAAGAAACCTTGAAATGAGAGGAGATCCTCAGTCTGACCCAGCTTTTTTATCCAGACTCTTGGACTGTTACGCAAAAGTGTTTGCCAAATTTTCCCTGGCGAAGCATAGCAAGCTTGAATGTTATGCCCGGATGCTTTTGCATTTCGCAGAGCTGAAAGG AATTGAGGATTCAGAGGAAGCTCAAGATCATTTCAATATTGCCAGATCACACTGTAAAGCTTTTGCTTTTGTGCACGTCGCACATGCTCAGTTTGAGCTGTCACAAG GCAACTTTAGGAAGAGCAGTATGATTCTTCAGAAAGCTCTGAGCTCGAATGCACAGCCAGCTGATCTCCTCCACACTGCCATCAGATTTCTAAAGTCTGGCAAAACTCGACTGCTTTCTGCTGAGGATCAAGAGAGCAATCTTG AAACTGCAGCAGCAGCAAGAACCAGAAATGAAGAGGTACATCCAGTTAAGGTTCATGAAGAGCCGCAGAAGCCCCCTGCCAAAGAGCCTTCATCAGAGTGGAAGATTCCTGCTCTCATAAACAGACATGCATCTCCAGAG GACCACAAGCCTCCCGCAGGCGCTGTTTCCATGTTATTCTCGATTCACGACACAAGAACACCCGCACCTCGAATACACTCGACTCTAAGCTGTCAGACGCCCAACAACAAAGACCCAAATGCAAACAA TTTTGTTACTCCTGTGGTGAAGCAGAGGCCAGTGATTGTGTCTGTTCCATCTACGGCTCAGAAAATGGTTCACACACAATTGCCGTGCACTCCTCAGAGCCAAGTGTCCTACATTCAGCAGTCATCTCAG CCGTCTGCTTCAGCTTTCTCAAATGAAACCATCACAATCAAGGGCAAACAGTTCTTCATTTTCAAGATGATTGGCTGGGGTGGATCCAGTAAG GTCTATCAGGTGTTTGACCATAAGAAGCACACATATGCTCTGAAATATGTGAATCTAGAGGAGGCTGATGCACAGGCGGTGGAAAGCTACAAGAATGAGATCGAGCACTTGAATCATCTTCAACAGTACAGTGACCAGATCATCAAACTCTATGACTA TGAAATCACCAGCAGTTATATTTATATGCTCATGGAGTGTGGCCACCTCAACCTCAACACCTGGCTTCGCAACCGGAAATCTGTCAAACCACTGGATAGAAAATGTTACTGGAGGAATATGTTGGAGGCTGTACACATTATCCACAAACATG GTATCATCCACAGTGATTTAAAGCCAGCAAATTTTGTAATAGTTGATGCCTCTCTTAAGCTGATCGATTTTGGAATCGCCAGCCGCATTCAACCAGATATGACTAGCATCATGAAGGACTCGCAG GTGGGGACACTAAACTACATGCCACCGGAAGCCATTAAAGACACTTCCTCGAATGGAAAGCCAGGGTCAAAG ATCAGTCCTAAAGGAGACGTGTGGTCACTGGGATGTATCCTCTATTATATGACTTATGGAAAGACTCCGTTCCAGAACATCACCAATCAGATCACCAAAATCCATGCCATCATAGACACGTCCCATGAGATCGACTTCCCTGATATTCCAGAAAAGGACTTGCTTGATGTGGTCAAG AGGTGTTTAGTCCGTAATCCTAGAGAAAGGATTTCTATAGCAGAGCTCCTCGATCATCCGTACCTGCAGTTGCAACCACAGCCACCACCTGAGTCAG AACCGTGTAACAGTGATTTGAAGAGAATCCTCAATGAGCTGGCGGCTCTTCAGTCTCCCAACAGTATCGCCAGAGCTGCTAGT AACCTGGCCAAGATGTGCAACAGTGGACAGAAATTAGATGTTTCTGAATGTGTGAAAACATCGAGTCAGGCTGGAAATAAATAG
- the ttk gene encoding dual specificity protein kinase Ttk isoform X1 encodes MDEEESTERQMQIAMLCQRLAKMKQLFNDDDTDYINQAISSNSPDTCRTFLTNLEKKGNLQTDASLLTKLIDCYTRVFSSMPLGKYSQNESYAKMLVRFAELKAIQDVNDAQASFDIARSHFKDFAFVHIAYAQFQLLQGNVKKCSSILQKAFEMNAKPRHLLEAAVRNLNAGKCQLISHEDKENISMSAHERSSRRSNETCDLQASCAQGNDHKFSPQEENMPVWRSGSQQRRNVFGERLPMGHLSIPENESSDSENVQKPEASSFSSSFSRQIQGSNVRSTFPLCPSKKGTPDGDSYSLNLKPPVISPDHHRGEIDEVGTITALLQERKESSRMEDTIDINQFIGSNSPKDCENFLRNLEMRGDPQSDPAFLSRLLDCYAKVFAKFSLAKHSKLECYARMLLHFAELKGIEDSEEAQDHFNIARSHCKAFAFVHVAHAQFELSQGNFRKSSMILQKALSSNAQPADLLHTAIRFLKSGKTRLLSAEDQESNLETAAAARTRNEEVHPVKVHEEPQKPPAKEPSSEWKIPALINRHASPEDHKPPAGAVSMLFSIHDTRTPAPRIHSTLSCQTPNNKDPNANNFVTPVVKQRPVIVSVPSTAQKMVHTQLPCTPQSQVSYIQQSSQPSASAFSNETITIKGKQFFIFKMIGWGGSSKVYQVFDHKKHTYALKYVNLEEADAQAVESYKNEIEHLNHLQQYSDQIIKLYDYEITSSYIYMLMECGHLNLNTWLRNRKSVKPLDRKCYWRNMLEAVHIIHKHGIIHSDLKPANFVIVDASLKLIDFGIASRIQPDMTSIMKDSQVGTLNYMPPEAIKDTSSNGKPGSKISPKGDVWSLGCILYYMTYGKTPFQNITNQITKIHAIIDTSHEIDFPDIPEKDLLDVVKRCLVRNPRERISIAELLDHPYLQLQPQPPPESAEPCNSDLKRILNELAALQSPNSIARAASNLAKMCNSGQKLDVSECVKTSSQAGNK; translated from the exons ATGGATGAAGAAGAGAGCACAGAGCGACAGATGCAGATCGCCATGCTGTGTCAAAGGCTGGCAAAGATGAAGCAGTTATTTAATGATG ATGACACGGATTACATTAACCAGGCCATCAGTTCAAATTCCCCTGACACCTGCCGGACATTTCTGACCAATCTGGAGAAAAAAGGCAATCTCCAAACTGATGCCAGCCTGCTCACCAAGCTTATTGACTGCTACACGCGTGTCTTTTCCAGCATGCCATTGGGAAAGTACAGTCAGAATGAGAGTTATGCCAAGATGCTGGTTAGATTTGCAGAGCTAAAAGC CATCCAAGATGTGAATGATGCACAGGCTAGTTTTGATATTGCGAGGTCCCACTTCAAGGATTTTGCTTTTGTCCACATAGCTTACGCTCAGTTTCAGCTTTTGCAAG GCAACGTTAAGAAGTGTAGTTCAATTCTTCAGAAGGCCTTTGAAATGAACGCTAAGCCCAGGCACCTTCTCGAAGCTGCTGTTCGGAATCTAAATGCAGGCAAATGCCAGCTCATTTCCCATGAAGATAAAGAGAATATATCAA tgTCTGCCCATGAAAGGAGCTCCAGAAGATCAAATGAAACATGCGACCTGCAGGCCAGCTGTGCTCAGGG GAATGATCATAAATTTAGTCCACAAGAGGAGAATATGCCAGTTTGGAGATCAGGGTCACAACAAAGAAGAAATGTCTTT GGAGAAAGATTACCTATGGGGCATCTGTCCATACCTGAAAATGAGAGCAGTGACTCTGAAAACGTTCAGAAGCCGGAAGCTTCCTCCTTCAGCAGCAGTTTCTCCAG ACAAATACAAGGTTCGAATGTACGCTCCACGTTTCCGTTGTGTCCCTCAAAGAAAGGGACTCCAGATGGAGACTCCTACAGTTTAAACCTCAAG CCACCTGTGATTAGTCCAGATCATCATAGAGGAGAGATCGATGAAGTGGGCACAATAACAGCACTCTTACAAGAAAGAAAAGAGAGTTCTAGAATGGAAG acACCATAGACATAAACCAGTTCATTGGATCAAACTCTCCTAAAGACTGTGAAAATTTTCTAAGAAACCTTGAAATGAGAGGAGATCCTCAGTCTGACCCAGCTTTTTTATCCAGACTCTTGGACTGTTACGCAAAAGTGTTTGCCAAATTTTCCCTGGCGAAGCATAGCAAGCTTGAATGTTATGCCCGGATGCTTTTGCATTTCGCAGAGCTGAAAGG AATTGAGGATTCAGAGGAAGCTCAAGATCATTTCAATATTGCCAGATCACACTGTAAAGCTTTTGCTTTTGTGCACGTCGCACATGCTCAGTTTGAGCTGTCACAAG GCAACTTTAGGAAGAGCAGTATGATTCTTCAGAAAGCTCTGAGCTCGAATGCACAGCCAGCTGATCTCCTCCACACTGCCATCAGATTTCTAAAGTCTGGCAAAACTCGACTGCTTTCTGCTGAGGATCAAGAGAGCAATCTTG AAACTGCAGCAGCAGCAAGAACCAGAAATGAAGAGGTACATCCAGTTAAGGTTCATGAAGAGCCGCAGAAGCCCCCTGCCAAAGAGCCTTCATCAGAGTGGAAGATTCCTGCTCTCATAAACAGACATGCATCTCCAGAG GACCACAAGCCTCCCGCAGGCGCTGTTTCCATGTTATTCTCGATTCACGACACAAGAACACCCGCACCTCGAATACACTCGACTCTAAGCTGTCAGACGCCCAACAACAAAGACCCAAATGCAAACAA TTTTGTTACTCCTGTGGTGAAGCAGAGGCCAGTGATTGTGTCTGTTCCATCTACGGCTCAGAAAATGGTTCACACACAATTGCCGTGCACTCCTCAGAGCCAAGTGTCCTACATTCAGCAGTCATCTCAG CCGTCTGCTTCAGCTTTCTCAAATGAAACCATCACAATCAAGGGCAAACAGTTCTTCATTTTCAAGATGATTGGCTGGGGTGGATCCAGTAAG GTCTATCAGGTGTTTGACCATAAGAAGCACACATATGCTCTGAAATATGTGAATCTAGAGGAGGCTGATGCACAGGCGGTGGAAAGCTACAAGAATGAGATCGAGCACTTGAATCATCTTCAACAGTACAGTGACCAGATCATCAAACTCTATGACTA TGAAATCACCAGCAGTTATATTTATATGCTCATGGAGTGTGGCCACCTCAACCTCAACACCTGGCTTCGCAACCGGAAATCTGTCAAACCACTGGATAGAAAATGTTACTGGAGGAATATGTTGGAGGCTGTACACATTATCCACAAACATG GTATCATCCACAGTGATTTAAAGCCAGCAAATTTTGTAATAGTTGATGCCTCTCTTAAGCTGATCGATTTTGGAATCGCCAGCCGCATTCAACCAGATATGACTAGCATCATGAAGGACTCGCAG GTGGGGACACTAAACTACATGCCACCGGAAGCCATTAAAGACACTTCCTCGAATGGAAAGCCAGGGTCAAAG ATCAGTCCTAAAGGAGACGTGTGGTCACTGGGATGTATCCTCTATTATATGACTTATGGAAAGACTCCGTTCCAGAACATCACCAATCAGATCACCAAAATCCATGCCATCATAGACACGTCCCATGAGATCGACTTCCCTGATATTCCAGAAAAGGACTTGCTTGATGTGGTCAAG AGGTGTTTAGTCCGTAATCCTAGAGAAAGGATTTCTATAGCAGAGCTCCTCGATCATCCGTACCTGCAGTTGCAACCACAGCCACCACCTGAGTCAG CAGAACCGTGTAACAGTGATTTGAAGAGAATCCTCAATGAGCTGGCGGCTCTTCAGTCTCCCAACAGTATCGCCAGAGCTGCTAGT AACCTGGCCAAGATGTGCAACAGTGGACAGAAATTAGATGTTTCTGAATGTGTGAAAACATCGAGTCAGGCTGGAAATAAATAG